The proteins below come from a single Metarhizium brunneum chromosome 1, complete sequence genomic window:
- the HQD2_0 gene encoding Catechol 1,2-dioxygenase, which translates to MRYNEFSDQNSRFDPDFAKLVAETTGPNATTRHEHIITSFIRHVHDFARDVKLTHDEWMTGVDYINSLGQHFTAKSHEAFRLRDMLGLGSLVEEIENKTIPCGSSNSTSSAVLGPLWAPDAPFRENGASIIHGSVPTARGQDARQGFGSRHGHTDIRGNCCWVLARCFAPQSDNIRKTMSATCPMLIAEITCTDHASFCLNDRVSTLKTYGTLLLIIFEIPCNLLWKLIGSGWFLPLSDVLFGMASIGTVFMRLKKP; encoded by the exons ATGAGATACAATGAGTTTTCCGATCAGAACAGCAGATTCGACCCTGATTTTGCGAAACTTGTTGCCGAGACCACAGGGCCAAACGCAACAACTCGTCATGAGCATATTATAACCAGCTTCATCCGGCACGTACACGACTTTGCCCGCGATGTTAAGCTAACCCACGACGAGTGGATGACGGGCGTGGATTATATCAACTCTCTAGGCCAACATTTCACTGCAAAAAGTCACGAGGCTTTTCGTTTACGTGACATGCTCGGACTTGGATC CTTGGTGGAGGAAATTGAGAACAAGACTATCCCTTGCGGCAGTTCCAACTCTACGTCCTCGGCGGTCCTCGGTCCTCTTTGGGCTCCGGATGCACCATTTCGAGAAAATGGCGCCTCCATCATTCATGGTTCAGTACCAACTGCGCGTGGGCAAGATGCCCGGCAAGGCTTTGGATCTCGCCACGGACACACCGATATCAGGGGCAATTGTTGCTGGGTGCTTGCCCGTTGTTTTGCGCCCCAATCTGACAATATACGGAAGACCATGTCGGCGACTTGTCCTATGCTCATCGCAGAAATCACCTGCACTGACCATGCAAGTTTTTGCTTAAACGACCGAGTTTCGACTTTGAAAACCTATGGAACCCTCCTCTTGATTATTTTCGAGATTCCTTGCAACCTGCTCTGGAAGTTGATAGGATCCGGCTGGTTCCTCCCGTTATCTGATGTCCTCTTTGGCATGGCGTCTATTGGCACAGTCTTTATGCGCttaaaaaaaccttaa
- the TRYP_4 gene encoding Trypsin — translation MVRVITITLAAVLSTFLVSAATIHKRLIGGEYAKGGEFPFIVSIRQSGSHICGGSLLDSTTVLTAAHCIKCLDFVKAGTLDSRQGGVEVEVVSAALHPRYSRIRHHDDIAILKLATPIEESDTIRYATLPASGSDPELNTTAVVAGWGLDGRNTGPADKLSKVNITIHERGECSEKLKLGAVEDIICAGDDGKDACEGDSGGPPVDPVTGHVIGLVTWGQCRDPPTAYTRVSSYIDFINGFVGGSDSSPLFNLGRKCRDLVQSVGNATGPGDAGIPSTPTGEEEEEEEEEEEEQGPTAFDVLIAKIRELAKQCGLKENEKMTPEIQKCIARLHEEGVTRR, via the exons ATGGTTCGTGTTATTACGATTACACTAGCCGCCGTGTTGTCTACTTTTCTAGTATCGGCGGCAACTATTCACAAGAGACTCATTGGCGGAGAATATGCCAAGGGCGGTGAATTTCCATTTATTGTTAGTATACGACAAAGCGGGAGTCATATTTGCGGAGGCAGTTTACTAGACAGCACTACCGTTCTTACTGCTGCTCACTGTATTAAATGTCTTGACTTTGTCAAAGCAGGAACACTG GACAGTCGCCAGGGCGGAGTAGAAGTGGAGGTTGTATCCGCTGCGTTGCACCCTCGTTACTCCCGGATCCGGCATCATGATGAtattgccatcttgaaacTAGCAACTCCGATTGAGGAGAGCGACACGATTCGCTATGCAACGCTACCGGCCAGCGGCTCGGATCCCGAGCTGAATACCACCGCAGTAGTCGCGGGCTG GGGCTTGGACGGTCGCAACACGGGTCCTGCTGACAAACTCAGCAAGGTGAATATTACGATTCACGAGCGCGGCGAGTGTTCAGAGAAACTCAAATTGGGCGCGGTTGAAGACATAATATGCGCtggcgacgatggcaaggatGCATGCGAGGGGGACAGCGGCGGTCCTCCTGTCGACCCCGTGACGGGACATGTCATCGGCCTCGTGACATGGGGGCAGTGCCGAGATCCTCCCACGGCATATACCAGGGTCAGCAGCTACATCGACTTTATCAACGGATTCGTTGGAGGCTCTGATTCTAGTCCCCTTTTCAACTTAGGGCGTAAATGTCGGGATCTGGTTCAGTCGGTCGGGAATGCCACTGGCCCCGGTGACGCTGGCATTCCTTCGACCCCAActggggaagaggaagaggaagaagaagaggaagaggaagagcaaGGCCCGACGGCTTTTGATGTTTTGATTGCAAAAATTAGGGAGCTGGCAAAACAATGTGGCTTGAAAGAAAACGAAAAGATGACTCCAGAAATACAAAAGTGTATTGCACGGTTACATGAAGAAGGTGTAACACGGCGCTGA
- the CVNH gene encoding Cyanovirin-N, producing the protein MSFYESSRNIWLEDGHILHAECAYGDDEWNESTIDLNDFVGNSDGWFVWNGVNFSDSAGDISVDGAMLTAELNMVEEGTRGRQGINLNDRIGNDNGQLVYVNQDD; encoded by the exons ATGTCCTTTTACGAGTCTTCGCGGAACATTTGGCTCGAGGACGGCCACATCCTCCACGCCGAGTGCGCctacggcgacgacgagtggAATGAGTCCACCATTGATCTGAACGACTTTGTGGGCAACTCGGACGGCTGGTTCGTCTGGAACGGCGTCA ACTTTTCTGACTCTGCCGGTGACATCTCGGTGGACGGCGCCATGCTGACCGCCGAACTGAACATGGTTGAGGAGGGAACCCGCGGGCGACAGGGCATCAATCTGAATGACCGCATTGGCAACGACAACGGGCAGCTGGTG TACGTAAATCAGGACGACTAG